A portion of the Microbulbifer agarilyticus genome contains these proteins:
- a CDS encoding PQQ-dependent sugar dehydrogenase, with protein MISIPSTAGVPHSVASVCLRVFFALALLFPLSASAQTWSEAWFRGTPNNWGTTAMEYDAGEGVWFTEQTFDAANPRFKISHYQNWDEAYPDNDYQVTNGRYRITFNDASKAITVTEVVEQQPENSPASICFDNPQNYADPHIYFWNPQPGGSVNNLPGWPGNAMTASGEYFCYDFTPHLNGGVMPESLSVIFNNNGAPQTTDLTYDGNPCYVQNQWMTADACGLDSEPVVDLPPTTRPLLEQPLNFPITGNVTGGSYRFEIAYPNLQGQFMSPVMVISDGINDSMYVVDKSGSIFIFPNRENVAPAEVNTLLNIDNEVRNYHEQGLLSMAFDPNYASNGYIYIYYIHGTDDNERAPDGSYGDAILARWTVDNPSNPTQVVANSNVEILRIPQRGPDHKGGMMQFHPEDNNLYLGVGDGAYGHSATMSYPEDPRTNNGAQETDNLLGAFIRIKPLAQPVDGKYYEIPADNPFVGVPGFREEIWSYGHRNPWRWSFDTEAPYTMWETEVGQAGFEEVNLIEKGKNYGWPVCEGTNNRGDLGGDPAKNCSTDFEPPRDGYAHPTGYSIIGGVVYRGNSLPGLSGRFVFGDYVTKRIWSIVDGEAKELISEAFPENIASFGTDLSGETLLVSTYGVEYGGQSTIYKVVDDDAQSAVIPATLSATGLFADVQNLVPVTGVLEYDLNTDGWFDGSDTRHFIALPNDSQITFDGTNNWDLPIGSVLVKHQSIATAGNPAKPFTTSVLFRQDTGNWQAANYYWNSDGSDADLVTESLTVMDGGIENRQRAVQSAADCGSCHIGSGSREPLAVHTRQLNKNFQYGEGAETIANQLDVFNNIALFTQNIGGADTHGSFVDAEDTSADLDERARTYLDTNCSHCHASGFMDLQYDTPLGEMRLVNVETTGGAARLRPFDHASSLVYIYQTTDNNRMPKGTLYTNPVAEALFRNWIDSVNAQQVGIVVNADDNRLNAGDALSVDVLALYDNGFTVPVDVAPSVTSSNSSIVAVESVNQSAIVLRAGTTENGTATITVQQGGFTETLNVEVTGIEVSITKLEIAPGNVALDSSRQLVAYGVRADGTRANVFGQVAWSVTSGPATIDQSGLVTRNAQGAVTVQAVLGEFTATATLEEGFNGIAVRYDNPEGWEQVFVHLWVTVNGQDQGLTQWPGLLMSGPDAEGWWSHSVDEADLENGEVNLVFNSGNGQQTGDQRNINESSSFVGGAWEPWVPEAPVGGDTSRVSVIGGTTADGERDYAIGSVITVNADAAPLGTEFGGWSGDAAPYIVGDPSQPQVQLLIPQHDLSLVALFPSSNNDYEAGQNFYAAQCANCHGDQGQGDVAPALAGTGSNWDLNVLTQYIEDFMPMDATASCAGDQPGACAYETARLIVDEAWSTSSCSGNDCDGSNLDARNMRLLTREEYLNSVSDVFGIAFDESVMGPVPADGLFRNFDTASFLTAGNDRTLGYEQVSEQVADMAVSQFGFNSLIDGCGDNRCVVDTLGFRLFRRPLTTQEIDRYTGLYTSEDDGRLVVQAMLMSPYFMYRSELGELDGATGLYRLNNYEIATLLSYTFWVTTPDDTLLLAASDANFDVAAQVDRLLADPRAERGLRRFISGWLINNQYPFPAISSADLISAFKEETVGFVLDNIRGNNAFSELLSANYTWANGELAAHYGLENTNGDWSIRNFPNGDARSGTGLLGHGSFLASRTSTVNPAPIKRGVYVREVLMCQEFPPPAAADFNVVFEDSDSNREATARHTSDPACAACHQFIDGVGFGFERFGSDALYRTIETIGTGEQREIDDSGSIKSLYSAATVLDPASESYDFYSVPELASLIASSDQGEACFARQFYRYVVGREEGTSDDLIIHAVSEDLRNGGGMRDMLRTLVLSDAFTLRR; from the coding sequence ATGATTTCTATCCCGAGTACAGCCGGAGTGCCACACTCCGTTGCTAGCGTTTGTCTGCGTGTTTTTTTCGCGCTGGCATTGCTTTTCCCGTTGAGCGCGAGCGCGCAAACCTGGTCTGAAGCCTGGTTCCGCGGCACCCCGAATAACTGGGGTACCACGGCCATGGAATACGATGCAGGAGAAGGTGTCTGGTTCACAGAGCAGACCTTTGATGCCGCGAACCCGCGTTTTAAAATCAGCCACTATCAGAACTGGGACGAAGCGTACCCAGATAATGATTATCAGGTTACCAATGGCCGCTATCGCATCACTTTCAATGATGCCAGTAAAGCGATCACCGTAACCGAGGTGGTCGAGCAGCAGCCGGAGAACTCGCCCGCGAGTATTTGCTTCGACAATCCGCAAAACTATGCCGACCCGCATATCTATTTCTGGAACCCGCAGCCGGGTGGTAGTGTGAATAATTTGCCGGGTTGGCCTGGCAATGCGATGACGGCTTCCGGTGAGTACTTCTGTTACGACTTTACACCCCACCTGAATGGCGGTGTGATGCCGGAATCACTGAGCGTTATTTTTAATAACAACGGTGCACCGCAAACCACAGACCTCACCTACGATGGCAACCCCTGCTACGTCCAGAACCAGTGGATGACTGCAGATGCCTGTGGGCTCGATTCAGAGCCGGTCGTCGATCTGCCGCCTACCACGCGTCCATTGTTGGAACAGCCGCTGAATTTCCCGATTACCGGTAATGTCACCGGCGGTAGTTACCGTTTCGAAATCGCCTACCCGAATCTTCAGGGTCAGTTTATGTCCCCGGTGATGGTGATTTCCGATGGCATTAACGATTCCATGTACGTGGTGGATAAATCTGGTTCCATTTTCATTTTCCCGAACCGGGAAAATGTGGCGCCCGCCGAAGTGAACACCCTGTTGAACATCGACAATGAGGTGCGCAACTACCACGAGCAGGGCCTGCTTAGCATGGCGTTTGACCCCAACTACGCCAGCAATGGGTATATTTATATTTACTACATCCACGGCACCGACGATAACGAACGCGCCCCGGATGGTAGCTACGGCGACGCGATCCTCGCACGCTGGACAGTAGATAACCCCAGCAACCCGACTCAGGTGGTTGCCAACTCCAATGTGGAAATCCTGCGTATCCCGCAGCGTGGCCCGGACCATAAAGGTGGCATGATGCAGTTCCACCCCGAGGACAATAATCTTTACCTCGGTGTTGGTGACGGTGCCTACGGCCACAGTGCCACCATGAGTTACCCGGAAGATCCGCGTACCAATAACGGTGCACAGGAAACCGATAACCTTCTCGGTGCCTTCATTCGCATCAAGCCACTGGCACAGCCGGTGGATGGAAAGTACTACGAAATCCCCGCAGATAACCCGTTTGTCGGCGTGCCCGGATTCCGCGAAGAAATCTGGTCTTACGGCCACCGCAACCCATGGCGCTGGAGCTTCGATACCGAGGCGCCGTACACCATGTGGGAAACCGAAGTCGGCCAGGCGGGCTTCGAAGAAGTTAACCTGATTGAAAAAGGGAAGAACTACGGCTGGCCGGTATGTGAAGGCACCAACAACCGTGGTGACCTTGGCGGCGACCCGGCGAAAAACTGTAGCACTGATTTCGAGCCGCCGCGCGATGGTTACGCTCACCCCACCGGTTACTCCATTATCGGCGGCGTGGTGTATCGCGGAAATTCGTTGCCAGGCCTGAGTGGTCGGTTTGTCTTCGGGGACTACGTTACCAAGCGCATCTGGTCGATTGTCGACGGCGAAGCCAAGGAATTAATCAGCGAAGCTTTCCCGGAAAATATCGCCTCGTTTGGCACCGATCTGAGTGGTGAGACATTGTTGGTCTCCACATACGGTGTGGAGTACGGCGGTCAATCGACGATCTACAAAGTCGTCGATGACGATGCGCAAAGCGCGGTGATCCCGGCAACACTTTCTGCAACCGGTTTGTTCGCCGATGTGCAAAACCTGGTGCCGGTTACTGGCGTACTGGAATACGATCTGAACACCGATGGCTGGTTTGACGGCTCCGATACCCGTCACTTTATTGCCCTGCCGAACGACAGCCAGATCACGTTCGACGGTACCAATAACTGGGACCTGCCGATCGGCTCGGTACTGGTAAAACACCAGAGTATTGCTACCGCAGGTAACCCAGCCAAGCCATTTACCACGTCTGTGTTGTTCCGACAGGACACCGGTAATTGGCAGGCTGCAAACTATTACTGGAACAGCGACGGTAGCGACGCTGATCTGGTTACTGAATCACTCACAGTGATGGACGGCGGTATTGAGAACCGTCAGAGGGCCGTGCAGTCTGCCGCCGACTGCGGATCCTGCCACATCGGAAGTGGCAGTCGCGAGCCCCTGGCGGTACATACTCGCCAGCTGAACAAAAACTTCCAGTACGGCGAAGGTGCAGAAACCATCGCTAACCAGCTGGATGTGTTCAACAACATCGCACTGTTTACGCAAAACATTGGTGGTGCCGATACCCATGGCAGCTTTGTTGATGCGGAAGATACCAGTGCCGATCTGGACGAGCGTGCGCGTACCTATCTGGACACCAACTGTTCGCACTGTCATGCCAGCGGATTTATGGATCTGCAATACGATACGCCACTGGGCGAGATGCGCCTGGTGAACGTAGAGACCACTGGTGGTGCCGCACGCCTGCGTCCGTTCGATCACGCCAGCAGTCTGGTCTACATCTATCAGACCACCGATAACAACCGCATGCCGAAGGGCACCCTGTACACCAACCCGGTGGCAGAGGCTCTGTTCCGTAATTGGATCGACAGTGTCAACGCGCAGCAGGTTGGTATCGTGGTGAACGCTGATGACAATCGCCTTAATGCGGGCGATGCATTGAGTGTCGATGTTCTGGCGCTGTACGACAACGGCTTTACCGTACCGGTGGATGTTGCTCCGAGTGTGACTTCAAGCAATTCGTCCATCGTAGCGGTCGAGTCGGTGAACCAAAGCGCTATCGTGTTGCGTGCTGGCACTACCGAAAATGGCACCGCGACGATTACCGTGCAGCAGGGTGGATTTACCGAAACTCTGAACGTCGAAGTCACGGGTATTGAAGTCAGCATTACCAAGCTGGAAATCGCCCCGGGCAATGTCGCCCTTGATAGCAGTCGCCAGCTGGTTGCCTACGGCGTACGTGCCGACGGTACGCGCGCAAATGTATTCGGGCAGGTTGCATGGTCTGTGACCAGCGGCCCGGCGACGATTGATCAAAGTGGCCTGGTTACCCGTAATGCACAGGGCGCGGTTACGGTGCAAGCCGTGTTGGGTGAGTTCACCGCAACGGCCACTCTGGAAGAAGGCTTCAATGGTATTGCTGTCCGTTACGACAACCCGGAAGGATGGGAGCAGGTATTTGTCCACCTCTGGGTGACCGTGAATGGCCAGGACCAGGGGCTTACTCAATGGCCCGGGCTGTTGATGTCGGGCCCCGATGCGGAAGGTTGGTGGAGCCATTCAGTAGACGAAGCTGATCTGGAAAATGGTGAAGTCAATCTGGTGTTTAACAGCGGCAACGGTCAGCAGACCGGTGACCAGCGCAACATCAATGAGTCCTCCAGTTTTGTCGGCGGTGCCTGGGAACCGTGGGTTCCCGAAGCGCCAGTGGGCGGTGACACCTCACGAGTGTCAGTGATTGGTGGTACCACGGCCGATGGCGAGCGGGATTATGCAATCGGCAGTGTGATTACCGTGAACGCAGATGCGGCTCCTTTGGGCACCGAATTCGGTGGCTGGAGTGGCGATGCGGCGCCCTATATCGTGGGTGATCCATCGCAGCCTCAGGTGCAACTGCTGATTCCGCAGCACGACCTGTCGCTGGTTGCACTCTTCCCGAGCAGCAACAACGACTACGAGGCCGGGCAGAATTTCTACGCGGCCCAGTGTGCAAACTGTCACGGCGATCAGGGGCAGGGCGATGTAGCACCGGCTCTGGCAGGTACCGGCAGCAATTGGGATCTCAATGTACTCACGCAGTACATCGAAGACTTCATGCCGATGGACGCCACCGCCAGTTGTGCGGGCGATCAGCCTGGTGCCTGTGCCTATGAAACGGCTCGCCTGATCGTGGACGAAGCCTGGAGCACGAGTAGTTGTTCCGGCAACGACTGCGATGGCAGTAACCTCGATGCGCGTAACATGCGTCTGCTGACCCGTGAGGAATACCTCAACAGTGTCAGCGACGTCTTCGGTATCGCTTTCGATGAGTCTGTGATGGGGCCGGTGCCGGCAGACGGCTTGTTCCGCAACTTCGACACCGCCTCCTTCCTCACAGCCGGCAACGACCGCACCCTGGGGTACGAGCAGGTTTCCGAGCAGGTTGCCGACATGGCGGTTTCCCAGTTCGGCTTCAACAGCTTGATTGATGGCTGTGGCGATAACCGATGTGTGGTCGACACACTTGGCTTCCGCCTGTTCCGTCGTCCGCTGACGACTCAGGAAATCGATCGTTACACCGGCTTGTACACCAGTGAGGACGATGGCCGTCTGGTAGTTCAGGCCATGCTGATGTCGCCGTACTTTATGTACCGTTCCGAGTTGGGTGAACTGGATGGTGCGACCGGGTTGTACCGCCTGAACAACTACGAAATCGCGACCTTGCTTTCCTACACATTCTGGGTAACCACACCAGACGACACCCTGTTGCTGGCTGCGAGCGATGCAAACTTTGATGTAGCCGCGCAGGTAGACCGTCTGCTGGCAGACCCACGTGCGGAACGCGGGCTGCGCCGCTTTATCTCCGGTTGGCTGATCAACAATCAGTATCCATTCCCGGCGATTAGCAGTGCGGATCTGATTTCGGCATTCAAAGAAGAGACGGTAGGCTTCGTGCTGGACAATATTCGCGGCAACAACGCATTCAGTGAGTTGCTCTCCGCGAATTACACCTGGGCGAACGGTGAACTGGCCGCGCACTATGGGTTGGAAAATACCAATGGTGACTGGTCTATTCGCAACTTCCCTAACGGTGATGCGCGCAGTGGCACTGGCCTGCTGGGTCACGGCAGCTTCCTCGCTTCCCGTACCAGCACCGTAAACCCAGCGCCGATCAAGCGTGGTGTTTACGTGCGCGAGGTGCTGATGTGTCAGGAATTCCCGCCACCTGCGGCCGCCGACTTCAACGTGGTGTTTGAAGACAGCGACAGCAACCGGGAAGCCACTGCACGGCATACCTCGGATCCGGCCTGTGCTGCCTGTCACCAGTTTATTGACGGTGTTGGCTTCGGCTTCGAGCGTTTCGGTAGTGATGCCCTGTATCGCACCATCGAAACCATCGGTACCGGTGAGCAGCGCGAAATTGACGATAGCGGCAGCATCAAGAGCCTGTACAGCGCGGCTACGGTGCTAGACCCCGCGAGCGAAAGCTACGACTTCTACTCCGTACCGGAGCTGGCATCACTGATCGCCAGCAGTGATCAGGGCGAAGCCTGCTTTGCGCGTCAGTTCTACCGCTACGTGGTCGGACGCGAAGAGGGCACAAGTGATGACCTGATCATCCACGCGGTCAGTGAAGACCTGCGCAATGGCGGTGGCATGCGCGACATGTTGCGTACGCTGGTTCTGTCTGACGCCTTCACTCTGCGTCGCTAA
- a CDS encoding alpha-amylase family glycosyl hydrolase, translating into MRKMTSLAAFISAAALTMSGCTDSDVESVQSASDAAPAAQNVAKAEPASDKSAATDPFWNNATIYFMLPDRFHNGNPDNDLSYSRKGDAAHLRGFHGGDLRGVIQKLEEGYFTDLGVDAIWMSPIIENVHGYDEGDKRTYAFHGYWPKDWTTVDANFGTEEELAELIAKARSKGVRIFMDVIINHTGPVTSEDPLWPSDWVRTNPQCDWSSFAQNVTCALTDNLPDILTESEEPVDLPPQLTEKWQREGRLDQEVAELDAFFDRTGYPRAPKYYIVKWLTDWVREYGVAGFRVDTVKHVEPEIWNVLKKEASLALAEWKETNPENKLDDREFFMVGEVFHFGVNNFANSEGRYYNFGDRKVDFFNHGFDSLINMGFAAHASQDMESIFSGYSSTLHGGELDGVAVLNYLGSHDDHHSFDRERKQVKSAALKLMLAPGGAQIYYGDEIARPMIDEQAYGDASMRVPMDWNSIQQSETSEILSHWKKLGQFRQSHLAVGAGVHKKLNEAPYIFSRTLAHNGGESDRVMVAIDMPAGAKSVKAADVFAEGAVVKDYYSGSEAVVENGELKFDTAFDILLLGESQTSQVSAR; encoded by the coding sequence ATGAGAAAAATGACCAGTTTGGCGGCCTTTATTTCAGCGGCGGCCCTGACTATGAGCGGATGTACCGACAGCGACGTCGAATCCGTACAGAGCGCTTCTGATGCCGCTCCGGCCGCACAGAATGTAGCCAAGGCGGAGCCGGCCAGCGACAAGAGCGCGGCCACCGATCCGTTCTGGAACAACGCGACCATCTATTTCATGCTGCCGGACCGTTTCCACAACGGTAACCCGGACAACGACCTGTCCTACAGCCGTAAAGGCGATGCCGCCCATCTGCGCGGTTTCCACGGTGGTGACCTGCGCGGTGTAATCCAGAAGCTGGAAGAGGGTTACTTCACCGACTTGGGTGTCGATGCCATCTGGATGTCTCCGATCATCGAGAACGTGCACGGCTACGACGAGGGTGACAAGCGCACCTACGCGTTCCACGGCTACTGGCCGAAGGACTGGACCACCGTAGATGCCAACTTCGGTACCGAAGAAGAGCTGGCCGAGCTGATCGCCAAAGCGCGCAGCAAAGGTGTGCGCATCTTTATGGATGTGATCATCAACCACACCGGCCCGGTGACCAGCGAAGATCCGCTGTGGCCTTCCGACTGGGTACGTACCAACCCGCAGTGTGATTGGAGCAGCTTTGCCCAGAACGTTACCTGTGCACTGACCGACAACCTCCCAGATATTCTGACCGAGAGCGAAGAGCCGGTCGACCTGCCACCGCAGCTCACCGAAAAGTGGCAGCGCGAAGGTCGCCTGGATCAGGAAGTGGCTGAGCTGGATGCCTTCTTTGATCGCACTGGCTATCCGCGTGCGCCCAAGTACTACATCGTTAAATGGTTGACCGACTGGGTGCGTGAATACGGTGTGGCTGGCTTCCGTGTAGATACCGTAAAGCACGTTGAGCCCGAGATCTGGAACGTACTGAAGAAAGAAGCGAGCTTGGCGCTGGCTGAGTGGAAGGAAACCAATCCAGAAAACAAACTGGACGATCGTGAATTCTTCATGGTCGGTGAGGTTTTCCATTTCGGCGTAAATAATTTCGCCAACAGTGAAGGTCGTTACTACAACTTCGGTGATCGTAAGGTCGATTTCTTCAACCACGGTTTCGATAGCCTGATCAACATGGGCTTCGCCGCTCACGCCTCCCAGGATATGGAAAGTATCTTCAGTGGCTACTCCAGCACTCTGCACGGTGGTGAGCTGGATGGTGTTGCCGTGTTGAACTATCTGGGTTCCCACGATGATCACCACTCGTTTGACCGCGAGCGCAAGCAGGTGAAAAGCGCTGCGCTGAAACTGATGCTCGCGCCAGGTGGCGCACAGATTTACTACGGTGATGAAATCGCTCGGCCGATGATTGATGAGCAGGCTTACGGCGACGCATCCATGCGGGTACCGATGGACTGGAACAGCATTCAACAGAGTGAAACCAGCGAAATCCTGAGCCACTGGAAAAAGCTCGGTCAGTTCCGTCAGTCGCATTTGGCGGTGGGTGCAGGTGTGCACAAAAAGCTGAACGAAGCCCCTTATATTTTCTCACGTACGCTGGCACACAATGGTGGCGAGAGTGATCGCGTGATGGTTGCTATCGATATGCCGGCCGGTGCGAAGAGCGTAAAAGCTGCTGACGTATTTGCCGAAGGCGCAGTGGTAAAAGATTACTACTCTGGCAGTGAAGCCGTTGTCGAAAATGGTGAGCTGAAATTTGATACCGCATTCGATATTTTATTGTTGGGCGAAAGTCAAACCAGCCAGGTGAGTGCGCGTTAA
- a CDS encoding universal stress protein — protein sequence MQDKPVVFVVVDPNDERHVALDRALATARERNPQPKLAVFVAVDGEAVDTRAVNDHLFRDEFWFRDQIRKPIEEAGVEFDITVCWSSDWQAAIIQESKRCNAEMIYLPVHARSSSRFTFAESKWQVLKQAKCPVVLIRPGAQDRRKVVLATVNYQAQTTQQRQLNRQITERASYIAEVYGAELHLVNAFLDSMLYPDRGALAKLASKTGVPTDRIHVKQGYTNEVVAEIAKEINAELVVMGTLNQYGETGSLLRGNTAERVIGSLDIDVMVCNAFTNTSH from the coding sequence ATGCAGGACAAACCCGTAGTATTCGTGGTGGTTGACCCCAACGATGAACGCCACGTAGCCCTCGATCGCGCCCTGGCGACCGCCCGCGAGCGCAACCCGCAGCCCAAACTGGCCGTATTCGTTGCCGTTGACGGCGAAGCCGTAGACACCCGCGCGGTGAATGATCACCTGTTCCGCGACGAATTCTGGTTTCGCGACCAGATTCGCAAGCCGATTGAAGAGGCCGGTGTGGAGTTCGACATCACCGTATGCTGGTCCAGCGACTGGCAGGCGGCCATCATTCAGGAATCCAAGCGCTGCAACGCGGAAATGATCTACCTGCCGGTGCACGCGCGCAGCAGCAGCCGCTTCACCTTCGCCGAGTCCAAGTGGCAGGTACTGAAGCAGGCCAAGTGCCCTGTGGTATTGATCCGTCCAGGTGCGCAGGACCGCCGCAAAGTGGTACTGGCCACCGTAAACTACCAGGCGCAGACCACCCAGCAGCGCCAGCTGAACCGCCAGATCACCGAGCGCGCCAGCTACATTGCCGAGGTATACGGTGCCGAGCTGCACCTGGTGAACGCGTTCCTGGATTCCATGCTGTACCCAGACCGCGGCGCCCTGGCCAAGCTGGCGAGTAAAACCGGCGTACCAACTGACCGTATTCACGTGAAGCAGGGCTATACCAACGAAGTGGTTGCGGAGATCGCCAAAGAGATCAACGCTGAATTGGTGGTTATGGGTACGCTGAACCAGTACGGCGAAACCGGCTCACTGCTGCGTGGTAATACCGCTGAGCGTGTTATCGGCTCTCTGGATATTGATGTGATGGTGTGTAACGCGTTTACCAACACTTCACATTAA
- a CDS encoding tryptophan halogenase family protein has product MNNKVVKNLVILGGGTAGWITAALMCKVLGKSINITLVESDKIGTVGVGEATIPPIINFNQALGLDEKEFLRETKGTIKLGIQFENWLKRGDSYMHAFGTIGKNFPFCDFHHFWVRHRQNGGTESLWDYSLNYQAAKNNKFSPLGQIKGTNLPGISYAYHFDAGLYAQFLRKYAESKGVTRIEGTVDEVKLNPESGYVEKLVLEGGREVPGDLFVDCTGMAALLIHKALGVGYDDWSHWLPCDRAQAVPSALVKPIVPYTRSIAHEAGWQWRIPLQHRTGNGLVYSSRHWTDEQAREVLMSNLDAEPLADPKVIRFRTGRRREAWRKNVVAIGLSSGFLEPLESTSIHMIQTAATRLIKCFPHRGIRAEEVAEYNRQSQVEIERIRDFIILHYKANQRRDSEFWRQCEEMAVPDSLHEKMELFRRSGKAFRDFDDLFTEVAWQQVLIGQGVMPEDHHVIADGLSDSQLTDLMESLQTLIQGTVKQLADHDDFLASL; this is encoded by the coding sequence GTGAATAACAAAGTAGTAAAAAATCTGGTTATCTTAGGTGGCGGTACAGCCGGCTGGATTACGGCCGCGCTAATGTGCAAGGTGCTTGGCAAGTCAATTAACATTACTCTCGTCGAGTCAGACAAGATTGGTACAGTCGGCGTTGGTGAAGCCACGATCCCGCCAATCATTAACTTTAACCAGGCACTCGGTTTAGACGAGAAAGAGTTCCTGCGTGAAACCAAGGGTACTATCAAACTGGGCATCCAGTTTGAAAACTGGTTGAAGCGAGGCGATAGCTACATGCACGCCTTTGGCACTATCGGGAAGAACTTTCCCTTTTGTGATTTTCACCATTTTTGGGTACGTCATCGCCAGAATGGCGGAACGGAAAGTCTCTGGGATTACTCCCTGAATTACCAGGCTGCAAAAAACAACAAGTTCTCGCCCCTGGGTCAGATCAAAGGTACTAACCTCCCGGGCATTTCATACGCCTATCATTTTGATGCAGGGCTATATGCCCAGTTTCTGCGCAAGTACGCGGAGAGTAAGGGTGTTACGCGTATTGAGGGGACCGTAGATGAAGTCAAACTCAACCCTGAAAGCGGCTACGTCGAAAAGTTAGTACTGGAAGGTGGCCGTGAAGTACCGGGTGACCTCTTTGTCGACTGCACCGGTATGGCTGCACTGCTGATTCACAAAGCATTGGGGGTTGGCTATGACGACTGGTCCCATTGGCTGCCGTGTGACCGTGCGCAGGCGGTACCCAGCGCGCTGGTAAAACCCATTGTCCCTTATACGCGGTCGATTGCGCATGAAGCCGGGTGGCAGTGGCGGATACCGCTGCAGCATCGCACGGGTAATGGTCTGGTGTATTCCAGTCGCCACTGGACAGATGAGCAGGCGCGCGAAGTTCTCATGTCCAATCTCGATGCGGAACCCCTCGCAGATCCGAAAGTTATTCGTTTCCGTACCGGTCGCCGGCGTGAGGCGTGGCGCAAGAATGTGGTGGCGATTGGACTTTCCAGCGGGTTCCTGGAGCCGCTGGAGTCCACCAGTATCCATATGATTCAGACTGCAGCTACCCGGCTGATAAAATGCTTCCCGCATCGAGGAATTCGTGCGGAAGAGGTTGCGGAATACAATCGTCAGTCCCAGGTGGAAATTGAGCGCATTCGCGATTTTATCATTCTGCATTACAAGGCTAATCAGCGTCGCGACAGTGAGTTCTGGCGGCAGTGCGAGGAAATGGCGGTTCCGGACTCCCTGCATGAGAAAATGGAGCTGTTCCGCAGGTCCGGGAAGGCGTTTCGGGATTTCGACGATTTATTTACCGAGGTGGCGTGGCAGCAAGTACTTATTGGGCAGGGTGTAATGCCTGAGGACCACCATGTAATTGCTGATGGGCTTAGCGATAGTCAGCTGACTGATTTGATGGAAAGCTTGCAGACCTTGATCCAGGGAACAGTAAAGCAGCTTGCCGATCACGACGACTTCTTGGCTTCTTTGTAA